Below is a genomic region from Rosa chinensis cultivar Old Blush chromosome 5, RchiOBHm-V2, whole genome shotgun sequence.
CCACTCTCATTTTCTCAGAGGTAAAGTAATCTGCAATCTTTCCTAGAGTTTGAGCTTTCATTCAAGTTCTGTTTGTTCATTTTCGTTCTTTCACATAATCTGTTTGATGATATTACTCAAGTCTGATTCTTGCTCTCTTTCTGGGTATTTCatttttcactcttcttttttccaAGCTTTAATCTTTAGTGTCAAAGTTTCATGTCAGAGTTGGGTTTTTTGAAAGATGGGAGAATCTGACTAGATCTTTATAGATTAGGTGTTCCTATGGATACCCTTTAAAGATATTCTGTCTCCAATCCCATGGAGAGGTTCAAATTTGACCATGGCCCAGTTTCAGTCTGTCCAAATCCCAATCTTGTAAATGTAAATGGGTTCAAAATAAATCATGAATCCACCAATCCAGTATTACTTGCATCCAAATCTGATCTTTCTAGTGATTCAAGTAATGAGGGTTCAGAGGTAGATGGTCTTGATATCAATGATTGCAACCATCCTGTACTCAAGTACATAAGTGATATTCTTCTAGAAGAAGACTTGGAGGGTAAGCCCTGCATGTTGCAGGACTGTTTAGCCCTCCAAGCTGCTGAGAAGTCTTTCTATGATGTCCTTAATCAGAAGGACCCTCCTTTACCCAACCAACCCTCTAGTTTTGTGCACCAAAGCTCTGAGAGTTCAGATGATGATTCCCCACAGAGTTTCCGAAACAGTAATGGCTCTTTTGCTGTTAAGACAGATTGGGTTTGGGATCCGGAATGCTCTCCCGTCCAATCTTCTCTATTTGAGTCTTGGTTGAATACCCGTTTGGTTTCTGATTCATTGTCTGAGATGCAAAGTCTTGGGAACTTTGGAGGTGTGGGGGAAGCAAGCAAGTTCCtttcaaatccgaaacttgaAATGTTTGACTTAGAGAGGTTTCAATTGATGCCTCAAGGTTCAGTCGCATCTGAGTCAGGGGCTGAAGGCTACAACTCGACCAATGGATCAAAGGGAAAGAAGACTCATCAAAGGGAGGATAGTCATTTtccagaagaagagagaagcaaCAAGCAGTCTGCTGCTGTAGGGGATGACTTTGAGCCACAAGAAATGTTTGATGAGGTTTTGCTTTGTGCTGAAAATCATGATGCTATGCTTTGTGCTGATTATGAGTCTTTGAAAACTGAAGGAGATGGGAAGTTGCAGCGTAACAAGCAGTCAAAAGGATTGAAGGCAAAGCGACAGAGTGACATTGGCGAAGTGGTAGATTTGTGCACAATGCTAACTCAATGTGCACAAGCTGTGGCGAACTTTGACCAACTAACTGCAAGTGAACTACTCAAGCAGATAAGGCAGCACACAACCCCCCATGGTGATGCAACCCAGAGGTTAGCCCATTACTTTGCTGATGGCCTCCACGCGCGCTTGGCTGGTGCCAAAACCCCATCGTATTCGCCTCTTGTAAGTGTGCAGACATCAGCTGCTGAAATCTTAAAAGCATACCAGGTAGTTATTACAGCATGCCCTTTCAAGAAGATGTCACATTTCTTTGCCAACAGAACAATCATGAAGCTAACAGAAAAAGCGACAAGGCTTCACATTATTGATTTTGGTATTTCTTATGGATTTCAATGGCCTTGCCTGATCCAACGTCTGTCCCAAAGACCTGGTGGACCTCCTAAGCTTCGTATCACAGCCATTGAGCTTCCCCAACCAGGTTTTCGACCTACAGAAAGAGTTGAAGAGACTGGACGTCGCTTAGAAAAGTATGCCAAGAGATTTGATGTCCCATTTGAGTATAATGTCATTGCCCAGAAATGGGAAACTATCCGAATTGAGGACATCAAAATTGACCGAACTGAGCTGATTGTGGTCAATTGTTTGCACCGGTTAAGGAACATACCAGATGAGACGGTGATGGTGAACAGTCCAAGAGATGCTGTCCTTAAGTTGATAAGGAAAATTAGCCCGGACATATTCATTCACGGTGTTGTCAATGGGACATACAATGCTCCCTTCTTTCTCACACGATTTAGAGAGGCACTCCTCCACTTCTATTCACTGTTTGATATGCTTGAGGCGACCATCTCTCGTGAAGATGAACAGCGGCTGATGTTTGAAC
It encodes:
- the LOC112203999 gene encoding scarecrow-like protein 14, with protein sequence MERFKFDHGPVSVCPNPNLVNVNGFKINHESTNPVLLASKSDLSSDSSNEGSEVDGLDINDCNHPVLKYISDILLEEDLEGKPCMLQDCLALQAAEKSFYDVLNQKDPPLPNQPSSFVHQSSESSDDDSPQSFRNSNGSFAVKTDWVWDPECSPVQSSLFESWLNTRLVSDSLSEMQSLGNFGGVGEASKFLSNPKLEMFDLERFQLMPQGSVASESGAEGYNSTNGSKGKKTHQREDSHFPEEERSNKQSAAVGDDFEPQEMFDEVLLCAENHDAMLCADYESLKTEGDGKLQRNKQSKGLKAKRQSDIGEVVDLCTMLTQCAQAVANFDQLTASELLKQIRQHTTPHGDATQRLAHYFADGLHARLAGAKTPSYSPLVSVQTSAAEILKAYQVVITACPFKKMSHFFANRTIMKLTEKATRLHIIDFGISYGFQWPCLIQRLSQRPGGPPKLRITAIELPQPGFRPTERVEETGRRLEKYAKRFDVPFEYNVIAQKWETIRIEDIKIDRTELIVVNCLHRLRNIPDETVMVNSPRDAVLKLIRKISPDIFIHGVVNGTYNAPFFLTRFREALLHFYSLFDMLEATISREDEQRLMFEQAIYGRDIINVVACEGLERVERPETYRQWQVRNLRAGFKQLPLDQKLLKEVKTMSKVMCYHNDFRVDEDGHWMLQGWKGRTIMALSFWKPS